Proteins from one Hydrogenophaga sp. SL48 genomic window:
- the gatB gene encoding Asp-tRNA(Asn)/Glu-tRNA(Gln) amidotransferase subunit GatB — MSNTSKSLLVQGYEVVIGFETHAQLATQSKIFSRAPTAFGAEPNTQACAVDLALPGTLPVMNRGAVEHAIRLGLALGSHIAEQSVFARKNYFYPDLPKGYQISQFEIPVVQGGEVSFFLGDEKKTVRLVRAHLEEDAGKSLHEEFHGQSGIDLNRAGTPLLEIVTEPDMRSSAEAVAYAKELHKIVTWIGVCDGNMQEGSFRCDANVSVRKPGAPLGTRREIKNLNSFKFMQQAIDYEIRWQIEQIEDGHAIQQATVLFDPDTGETRAMRTKEDAADYRYFPDPDLPPLVIARSWVDEVKAGMPELPRQMAERLVQTYGLPEYDATTLTQSPAMAAYFETTAKASGQSKMASNWIMGEVSRRLNNEEKDIAQVPVGADTLAALLKRIADGTVSNNAAKQVMDALWAGKDASLLAGSLPAISGQFVSGESTALEKSLDVIDRLVDEMGLKQMNDSGALEKIIDEVMAANAPMVEQFRAGKDKAFNALVGLVMKASKGKANPQQANDLLRQKLQ; from the coding sequence ATGAGCAACACAAGCAAATCCCTCCTGGTGCAAGGCTACGAAGTCGTGATCGGCTTCGAGACCCACGCCCAGCTCGCCACGCAATCCAAGATCTTCAGCCGCGCGCCCACGGCGTTTGGCGCCGAGCCCAACACGCAGGCCTGCGCGGTGGACCTGGCCCTGCCCGGCACGCTGCCGGTGATGAACCGCGGCGCGGTCGAGCACGCCATCCGCCTGGGCCTCGCGCTGGGTTCGCACATCGCCGAGCAGAGCGTGTTCGCACGGAAGAACTACTTCTACCCCGACCTGCCCAAGGGCTACCAGATCAGCCAGTTCGAGATCCCGGTGGTGCAGGGCGGCGAGGTGAGCTTCTTCCTCGGTGACGAGAAGAAGACGGTGCGCCTGGTGCGTGCTCACCTCGAAGAAGACGCGGGCAAGAGCCTGCACGAAGAGTTCCACGGCCAGAGCGGCATCGACCTGAACCGCGCTGGCACGCCGCTGCTGGAGATCGTGACCGAGCCCGACATGCGCTCCAGCGCCGAGGCGGTGGCCTACGCGAAAGAGCTGCACAAGATCGTGACCTGGATCGGCGTCTGCGACGGCAACATGCAGGAAGGTTCGTTCCGCTGCGACGCCAACGTCTCGGTGCGCAAGCCCGGTGCGCCGCTGGGCACCCGCCGCGAGATCAAGAACCTGAACTCGTTCAAGTTCATGCAGCAGGCGATCGACTACGAGATCCGCTGGCAGATCGAGCAGATCGAAGACGGCCACGCCATCCAGCAGGCCACGGTGCTTTTCGACCCCGACACCGGCGAGACGCGCGCCATGCGCACCAAGGAAGACGCGGCCGACTACCGCTACTTCCCCGACCCGGATCTGCCGCCGCTGGTGATCGCGCGTTCGTGGGTGGATGAGGTGAAGGCCGGCATGCCCGAGCTGCCGCGCCAGATGGCCGAGCGCCTGGTGCAGACCTATGGGCTGCCCGAATACGACGCCACCACGCTCACGCAGAGCCCGGCGATGGCGGCCTACTTCGAGACCACGGCCAAGGCCAGCGGCCAGTCCAAGATGGCCAGCAACTGGATCATGGGCGAGGTCTCGCGCCGCCTGAACAACGAAGAGAAGGACATCGCCCAGGTGCCTGTGGGCGCCGACACGCTGGCTGCGCTGCTCAAGCGCATCGCCGACGGCACGGTGTCCAACAACGCCGCCAAGCAGGTGATGGACGCGCTGTGGGCGGGAAAGGATGCGTCGTTGCTCGCGGGCTCACTACCGGCGATTTCCGGTCAGTTTGTGTCGGGAGAAAGCACTGCACTTGAGAAAAGCCTCGATGTCATCGATCGACTTGTTGACGAAATGGGCCTCAAGCAGATGAACGACAGCGGTGCGCTGGAAAAAATCATCGACGAGGTGATGGCCGCCAACGCACCCATGGTCGAGCAGTTCCGCGCAGGCAAGGACAAGGCATTCAACGCCCTGGTGGGCCTGGTCATGAAGGCCAGCAAGGGCAAGGCCAACCCGCAACAGGCCAACGACCTGCTGCGCCAGAAACTGCAATAG